The Bacteroidota bacterium genome contains the following window.
TATCTTTAAATTCAATGGAGTATGCATCATAAATATCATCATGCTGGCAGCCATAAAAATCATAGTCGGTTTCAATGATTTCGTAATATTTTTTTCCTTGCCCAATAAATGTTACTGTATCAGTATCGCTTTGTGTTATTCTCAAGAATTTCAGTGTATCAAAACCATGATATGGGATTTTAAGAGTATCTTCCTCAAAGTGATAATAGGTTTTTACTACTCCATCAGGCCAATTATCGCATTCTGTTGTTTCGGGTCCGCAATTGCAAAAAAATATTATCAATACAACTGCAATGCTTACTGTAAGTAGTTTTAGTATTTTTAATTTTGTTTTCATTTTATAAAATATTAAGAGATTATAAAAAACATAAAATTAAGGAAATATTTTTAATAACCAATTATACATTTATTTTTGCTTTTATTTTGTTCGTTGAATGTTAAAAGTGAAAAATTACCGATTACCAATTACCAATTACCGATTACCAATTACCAATTACCGATTACCGATTACCGATTACCAATTACCGATTACCAATTACCGATTACCAATTACAAGTGTTGAGTATTGTTTATTATCTTTGTAGGATAAATAATTTTTGTTTAACCTTATTAAATCTCATTTATTTTGTTTTTGTTATTAATTAGAATAGTAGAAAAATTACTGATAATTTATTTTTCGACCTACTTTCTTATTGATATTATACTTTTTCTCTATTCTATTTTTAGCTTTAGAAAAAAGAGAAAAACACATACCGAAGAATTTAACTATAAAAATCATTCTATTTCAATAATTGTTCCTGCGTATAATGAGTCTGTTTCAATTGTATCATGTGTGAATATGCTGTTAGAAGTAGATTATCCGAATTTTGAAGTAATTGTTGTTAATGACGGTTCAAAAGATAAGACAATGGATGTAATGAAAAATGCATTTGATTTTTCAGAAAAACAACAAAGTAAAACAACATTAGTAACCAAACAAATAACTAAAGTTTATTTTGAAAAAAATAAAAATCTAATACTTATTGACAAAGAAAATGGAGGAAAAGCAGATTCGATAAATGCAGGAATTAATTATTCAACTAAAAAATATATTTGTACAATTGATGCGGATTCAATTCTTGATTCACAGGCATTAAAAAAAGTTATAGAGCCATTTATCCTTGACCCTGATAATTTTGTTTCAGGCGGACAGCTTGCAGCATCAAATGATGTTGTTTTAAGACATAACAAAGTTGTTGCCTCAAAAATGCCTCGTAATATTTGGGTGTTATGGCAAATTATTGAATACATTAAATCTTTTATGATTTCACGTATCGGACTAAGTAAAATCAATTCTTTACTTATAATGTCAGGTGCATTTTCTATTTATAAAAAGGATGACCTTGA
Protein-coding sequences here:
- a CDS encoding glycosyltransferase → MFLLLIRIVEKLLIIYFSTYFLIDIILFLYSIFSFRKKRKTHTEEFNYKNHSISIIVPAYNESVSIVSCVNMLLEVDYPNFEVIVVNDGSKDKTMDVMKNAFDFSEKQQSKTTLVTKQITKVYFEKNKNLILIDKENGGKADSINAGINYSTKKYICTIDADSILDSQALKKVIEPFILDPDNFVSGGQLAASNDVVLRHNKVVASKMPRNIWVLWQIIEYIKSFMISRIGLSKINSLLIMSGAFSIYKKDDLDKVGGFLTEHNKDTYIEKSIGVGHKTVCEDMEIVVRLWRYFKENKKKAKATFLPQPVCWTEMPDNAINLYKQRSRWQMGLAETLKIHRKLAFEPKYGSIGLIAFPYYFLFELLSPVIKIFTIFFIFFAAYVGTLNLGWVLLLIVSITLTTAIIMSSITAIIENWSQGKIVASRDALRYKSFGNWMWLLFMGIISDFSYAFFRMYAQFIGIIKFFQKKSEWNKFERKGVKTE